In Paramisgurnus dabryanus chromosome 14, PD_genome_1.1, whole genome shotgun sequence, one genomic interval encodes:
- the dido1 gene encoding death-inducer obliterator 1 isoform X5, translated as MAAETPEGKGAPVRRSGRQAKRTDKLEEFLVTVKRGRGTGRRSCPSRLEGGDPPSQTPTDAETTSEASFDGNAETKTEEPKVASPEKKKRGRRKIKRTAKTKASSASVSDDCSSDNEEEGEGEMIKTPEEHMEIEAKAEDCKDEESKEEEQAMDVKKEEEIEEVENDEGKEKSSDDFISRRPPTRSYSRDSKKDTKPKPGPKVNKDTDEEEDDDESSSSESDTDGYDPNALYCICRQKHNKRFMICCDRCEEWFHGDCVGITEARGRLMERNGEDYVCPNCNTHRVQITKTGGSTAAADNGKRPASGPRKAEPSPATSSTAPVAAEEKAADDLGIKGRIEKAANPSGKKKIKIFQPQVTAVKGSSLPKCIGPGCERDALPDSVYCGNDCILRHAAAAMKTITTDGKDSKQKERGKTKRQKKSTNKLAHKKSGSERRSSNQAEEEEESESGTEEEDEDDEDDKHAEEHPPPPAMSSWSSDHNYIAVTPEKTTPISASVLNKASAVQKDKEKEEIEEVRPEKESTHVEKKAPTSHVAPKGGKKSPVSKGIKGTADAASPTKAKPSTTPLSSTRDLRKQPPPQSIKFLNKPKKPGPPPPPIPILSPSGPPGSRHHASGALRVSKTTFTIPKKQPQAPPKEAAEGGPSTSSKTPPSPVSTTPSIQHPSPKPTQPPAPAGPPQPPPNNQMRSNIRRSLTDILYKRVSDSDDLSMSEGEVGKLAVSIEKEMFNLYLNTDNKYKNKYRSLMFNLKDPKNKGLFYRVIGAEISPFRLVRLSPEELLSKEVSDWRKTETTEDPRSQSGHSKSGSRQEGIPPDVDMEEAPPMSDGDVCMPATSQSPHLASSAEPQEDARPTSTSQASVSSGKGSAMPDIFSSMLQDTTAHHRTHLFDLNCKICTGQMSADDEPPSKKSKMSMAKKPEQPLKSKPDPRPSKPSGDHPPVSYYSGVETSMPDSTSAKEDPNTLPPPVQAPIPAAVSSVTITRRDPRTAGHRSSLPQIRTAQTVPDVGVSSLSASIPVSVEPVAVETKGPLPMPPSTPPPRPVVQKTASSQDARHYGSSTSSNVPEPSVEGETALFLSGQEMLWKGFINMHTVAKFVTKAYMVSGSFEHIKEDLPDTIHIGGRISPHTVWDYVGKLKTSLSKELCLIRFHPATEEEEVAYVSLFSYFSSRKRFGVVANSNKRIKDLYLIPLSSKDPLPAKLLPFDGPGLEPARPNLLLGLLICQKDKKRPGASLENEEKRSKTLRDEETGLPKPSIVGKVEIKQDKSVRSSLDGISTTPPGTPPPLSASESSSSISASVLSILSSVKAAGVTTSTNNNSPNVTAAQAVSSTPLQTILKTLFGKKKSDTDVSLSPSDQGAAEGSMPSVSILDPIVKQFSISKSKEIEVQDDRPYDPEEEYDPAVGYAKEEMHNATKVSAAVEKTEVRSAVVDDIAYDPEDDSIFDDVGARKLIEYQKGLKDQQAEEQKLQLERHEDPVHQIPETLISQPVTSLLANSQLLQLGKKVEDLVAKSSATQIINQRRDPRQSRDPRQAAVSRRPTSDSIEKEDQSIVTTDEPSPQQALVIETSASQNCITLDAQTAPLDSIMDTSVEEPTTTTDTAPTQVTSVLDIQDVQHDILQTAETTKPEEGKSEAVPFLGTESMEVSIPLLGEKIDPELVENYVDKESEEEEIREDPIESDSKSFEKVWPNSASILKADQVSSSGQPIETTPTTYYSISTISTSSVHSTMPDDDMHDSYMDSHSSHIQHITTTNPANIPHQMSFPPPIGPPPILGPPPMQGPPPMAVPPPMHIAPPMSGLPPPIQIPPMQGPRPHLGENDHSQFHPPGSYPPYQNQWGSNPQFDAPRGPPPPNFTPRGPPPFQQIGQRGPPPQMFDNSLNPMPPQHIGPRGPPPGPPLAGPPPPNFDGQRFNGPPLPFNFSAPRGPPPPFQGPPPTLQGPPPPLQGPPPTRFDNRAPPPSHFPGPRGPLPTHNIGDHGTPSNMSRGPGDDRGNSYQGLEKPHIHAQGPPFRGPPPNHFDGRRGPPGPQGDMSGQRFPPPHQFRGSPPRRGSFDEPRERSSQEFERHRGPAMQQFGGPRGPPPGHYDKEAAGQPPRYSYNEDNPSDVRPIRGPLLPTPPDGLIPMQARVGGHSPDPHRDDHWRRHSPEMRRHSPEMRRHSPEMRRHSPEMRRHSPEMRRHSPEMRRHSPEMRRHSPEMRRHSPEMRRRSCSSRDGSDPHNRPSRFDGSSRDRDASSRLSEERERQRDLSEDRRRERDREGPHGGRPWGWNREHEYERGRERDHEKDRSRERDGERGRSRERDVEPGRSRERDGERGRSRERDGERGRSRERDAECGRSREKDGERGRSRERDAECGRSREKEGERGRSREREREHSRERDHSRGRESDRYRDGDGDKRRDRDRDRDRGREREQERKDYDRERAKNRERERDRDRDRDGRDRRRDRSRSRERERGKDRDRRDRDKERDRDKDRGREKDRDRRDRSRSKDKKDERREKSDSSRARSTESKSHS; from the exons ATGGCTGCAGAGACTCCAGAGGGAAAGGGCGCCCCAGTGCGTCGCAGTGGTAGGCAGGCCAAGCGCACGGACAAACTTGAAGAATTTCTAGTTACTGTCAAAAGAGGAAGAGGAACCGGGAGAAGGAGTTGTCCCTCACGGCTCGAGGGCGGAGATCCACCTTCCCAGACCCCGACTGATGCTGAAACAACCTCCGAGGCCAGCTTCGATGGAAACGCAGAGACCAAAACGGAGGAACCTAAAGTTGCCTCACCGGAGAAAAAGAAAAGAGGGAGGAGAAAGATAAAGAGAACTGCTAAGACTAAAGCAAGCAGTGCCTCAGTCAGTGATGATTGCAGCTCTGATAACGAAGAGGAGGGTGAAGGTGAGATGATAAAAACACCTGAGGAACATATGGAGATCGAAGCCAAAGCTGAAGATTGCAAAGACGAGGAATCAAAAGAAGAGGAACAGGCAATGGATGTaaagaaagaagaagaaatagAAGAGGTAGAGAATGATGAGGGCAAAGAAAAGTCTTCAGATGACTTCATAAGTAGACGTCCTCCTACAAGATCTTACAGTAGAGATTCCAAAAAAGACACTAAACCCAAGCCAGGACCCAAGGTCAACAAAGATACAGATGAagaggaagatgatgatgagTCATCGTCGAGTGAGTCTGACACCGATGGCTATGACCCTAATGCACTATACTGCATCTGCAGGCAGAAACACAATAAAAG GTTCATGATCTGCTGCGATCGATGTGAGGAATGGTTTCATGGCGACTGCGTCGGCATCACTGAGGCACGAGGTCGACTGATGGAGAGAAATGGGGAAGATTATGTCTGTCCTAACTGCAACACACACAGAGTACAGATCACCAAGACCGGTGGCTCCACAGCAGCTGCAGACAATGGCAAACGGCCAGCATCTGGCCCTCGTAAAGCAGAGCCCAGTCCAGCTACATCCAGCACTGCTCCAGTGGCAGCAGAGGAGAAAGCTGCTGATGACCTGGGCATCAAGGGCAGAATCGAGAAGGCTGCCAATCCTAGTggcaaaaagaaaataaagattttCCAGCCG CAGGTGACAGCAGTCAAGGGATCTTCCCTTCCCAAGTGCATCGGTCCTGGATGTGAGAGAGACGCTCTTCCTGACTCAGTCTACTGTGGGAATGACTGCATACTCCGGCATGCCGCGGCTGCTATGAAGACCATTACCACGGATGGAAAAGACTCCAAGCAGAAGGAGAGGGGCAAGACCAAACGGCAAAAAAAGAGCACAAATAAATTGGCACATAAG AAGAGTGGCTCTGAAAGGAGATCCTCTAACCAAGCTGAAGAGGAGGAGGAATCTGAGTCTGGTACTGAGGAAGAGGACGAAGATGATGAGGATGACAAGCATGCAGAGGAGCATCCACCTCCACCAGCCATGTCATCCTGGTCCAGTGACCATAATTACATTGCAGTAACGCCAGAAAAGACTACACCCATATCAGCATCTGTGTTAAACAAAGCGT CAGCTGTCcaaaaagacaaagaaaaagaGGAAATCGAGGAAGTGAGGCCGGAAAAAGAGTCAACACATGTGGAAAAGAAAGCTCCTACTTCACATGTTGCTCCCAAAGGTGGGAAAAAGTCTCCTGTTTCAAAAGGGATTAAAGGAACTGCAGACGCTGCTTCTCCGACCAAAGCCAAACCAAGTACAACACCTCTGAGCAGTACCAGAGACCTGAGGAAACAGCCCCCACCACAAAGCATCAAGTTCTTGAACAAGCCCAAGAAGCCAGGGCCTCCCCCACCTCCAATTCCAATCTTGTCTCCATCAGGCCCTCCTGGATCTCGCCACCATGCCTCCGGAGCGCTTCGCGTTAGCAAAACCACTTTTACCATCCCTAAAAAACAGCCACAGGCGCCACCAAAAGAGGCTGCTGAAGGTGGTCCCTCTACCTCTTCTAAGACCCCACCTTCGCCAGTGTCGACCACTCCATCCATCCAGCACCCATCACCAAAACCAACCCAACCCCCTGCACCTGCTGGTCCTCCTCAGCCACCACCCAACAATCAGATGAGATCCAACATCAGACGATCGCTGACCGATATCCTGTATAAGAG GGTGAGCGACAGCGATGACCTCTCCATGTCTGAGGGTGAAGTAGGGAAGTTGGCGGTCAGCATTGAGAAAGAGATGTTTAACCTTTATCTGAACACCGATAACAAGTACAAGAACAAGTACAGATCACTTATGTTCAACCTGAAGGACCCTAAAAACAAG GGTCTGTTTTATCGTGTGATCGGTGCTGAGATCAGTCCTTTCAGACTGGTGAGGTTGAGTCCAGAAGAACTTCTTTCCAAGGAGGTGTCTGATTGGAGGAAAACTGAGACCACTGAG GATCCAAGATCCCAGTCAGGACATTCCAAATCCGGATCACGACAAGAAGGCATTCCCCCAGATGTAGACATGGAGGAAGCTCCTCCAATGTCTGATGGAGATGTATGTATGCCTGCCACTTCCCAATCTCCCCACTTGGCTTCTTCTGCT GAGCCCCAGGAAGACGCACGTCCTACTTCTACATCGCAAGCTTCAGTTTCTTCCGGAAAAGGCAGTGCAATGCCAGATATCTTTAGTAGTATGTTGCAAGATACTACGGCACATCACAGGACTCATCTGTTTGACCTAAACTGCAAGATTTGTACAG GTCAGATGTCTGCAGACGATGAACCACCTTctaaaaaaagcaaaatgtCTATGGCTAAGAAGCCAGAGCAACCCTTAAAGTCCAAACCTGATCCCAGACCATCCAAACCCTCCGGTGACCACCCCCCAGTTTCCTATTACTCTGGTGTAGAGACATCCATGCCTGATTCAACATCTGCAAAGGAGGATCCAAACACTTTACCGCCACCGGTCCAGGCCCCAATTCCTGCTGCTGTCTCCTCTGTTACTATAACCCGAAGGGATCCTCGTACGGCAGGTCACCGGTCATCCCTGCCTCAGATTCGGACTGCTCAGACTGTTCCTGATGTTGGGGTTTCTTCTCTGTCAGCCAGTATCCCTGTGTCTGTTGAGCCCGTGGCTGTAGAAACAAAGGGTCCTTTACCAATGCCTCCTTCAACCCCACCACCTAGACCTGTGGTACAAAAAACAGCCTCTTCACAAGATGCACGGCATTATGGATCCAGCACTTCCAG CAATGTGCCAGAGCCTTCTGTTGAGGGTGAAACAGCTTTGTTCCTGTCTGGTCAGGAGATGCTGTGGAAAGGATTTATAAACATGCACACCGTCGCCAAGTTTGTCACAAAGGCCTACATGGTGTCTGGATCATTTGAGCACATTAAGGAg GATTTGCCTGACACCATTCACATCGGCGGTAGAATATCTCCACACACTGTGTGGGATTATGTGGGAAAGTTGAAGACTTCACTGTCCAAA gaactCTGTCTAATTCGTTTCCATCCAGCAACCGAAGAGGAGGAGGTTGCGTACGTGTCCCTGTTTTCTTATTTCAGCAGCCGTAAGCGGTTTGGAGTGGTGGCCAACAGCAACAAACGCATTAAAGACCTTTACCTCATCCCTCTGAGCTCAAAAGATCCACTGCCAGCGAAGCTCCTGCCATTTGATGGACCAG GGCTTGAGCCAGCTCGACCCAATCTCCTCCTGGGGTTGTTGATTTGCCAGAAAGACAAGAAGCGTCCCGGAGCATCTCTTGAGAATGAGGAAAAACGTTCTAAAACCTTAAGAGATGAGGAGACAGGCCTCCCAAAACCATCCATTGTTGGAAAAGTTGAAATAAAACAGGACAAAAGTGTTAGATCTAGTCTGGATGGCATAAGCACAACTCCGCCAGGTACACCACCACCCCTTAGTGCCTCTGAATCTTCAAGCTCCATCTCAGCTTCTGTGTTGTCCATTCTCTCCTCTGTGAAAGCAGCTGGTGTCACCACTAGCACAAACAATAATTCTCCAAATGTCACAGCGGCACAGGCAGTCTCTTCCACACCTCTGCAGACTATCCTAAAGACTCTTTTTGGTAAAAAGAAGTCTGATACTGATGTCTCGTTATCACCTTCAGACCAAGGTGCTGCAGAGGGATCCATGCCTTCTGTGTCCATACTGGACCCAATTGTAAAACAGTTTTCAATATCAAAGAGTAAAGAGATAGAAGTACAGGACGACAGACCATATGATCCTGAGGAAGAGTATGACCCAGCTGTTGGCTATGCTAAAGAAGAAATGCATAATGCAACCAAAGTGTCTGCAGCTGTTGAGAAAACAGAGGTGAGATCTGCTGTGGTGGATGATATTGCTTATGACCCTGAAGATGACTCCATTTTTGATGATGTTGGGGCTAGGAAATTAATTGAATATCAGAAAGGGCTTAAAGACCAACAGGCCGAGGAACAAAAGTTGCAGCTGGAAAGGCATGAGGATCCAGTTCACCAAATACCAGAGACTTTGATTTCTCAGCCTGTGACATCTTTATTAGCTAACAGCCAGTTGTTGCAGCTTGGTAAAAAAGTTGAAGACTTAGTGGCAAAGAGCTCAGCTACTCAAATTATTAACCAGAGAAGAGACCCAAGGCAAAGTAGGGACCCTCGCCAAGCAGCTGTAAGTAGAAGACCAACGTCTGATTCAATTGAGAAAGAAGACCAATCTATTGTAACTACAGATGAACCATCTCCACAGCAAGCTTTGGTGATAGAGACATCAGCGTCACAAAACTGCATAACCTTAGATGCACAAACAGCACCGCTGGATTCTATTATGGATACATCAGTGGAGGAACCTACTACAACCACTGACACAGCCCCAACTCAAGTCACTTCTGTCTTGGATATTCAAGATGTGCAGCATGACATCCTGCAGACAGCAGAAACAACCAAGCCTGAGGAAGGCAAGAGTGAAGCTGTACCTTTCCTTGGTACAGAGAGCATGGAGGTTTCTATTCCATTACTAGGGGAAAAAATTGACCCCGAGTTAGTTGAAAACTATGTGGATAAAGAATCTGAAGAGGAAGAAATTAGGGAAGATCCTATTGAATCTGACAGTAAAAGTTTTGAGAAAGTATGGCCAAATTCTGCCAGTATCTTAAAAGCTGATCAGGTTTCATCAAGTGGACAGCCTATTGAGACCACTCCAACCACATATTACAGCATTTCAACGATCAGTACGTCATCTGTACACTCGACAATGCCAGATGACGACATGCATGATTCTTATATGGATTCTCACAGTTCCCATATACAACACATAACAACAACCAATCCTGCAAACATTCCACATCAAATGTCTTTTCCTCCCCCTATTGGGCCTCCACCCATTCTTGGTCCACCTCCCATGCAAGGCCCACCACCCATGGCTGTTCCACCGCCCATGCATATCGCTCCTCCAATGTCTGGACTACCACCACCAATACAGATTCCCCCCATGCAAGGTCCTCGTCCACACCTTGGAGAAAATGATCATTCTCAGTTTCATCCACCTGGATCATATCCACCTTACCAGAATCAGTGGGGAAGCAATCCTCAGTTTGATGCTCCAAGAGGCCCACCCCCTCCCAATTTTACACCAAGAGGACCACCCCCATTCCAACAAATTGGTCAGAGAGGTCCTCCTCCTCAGATGTTTGATAATTCTCTTAATCCAATGCCACCTCAGCATATCGGACCAAGAGGCCCACCTCCAGGCCCTCCACTAGCTGGACCACCTCCTCCAAACTTTGATGGACAAAGGTTTAATGGTCCTCCACTCCCGTTTAATTTCTCAGCACCTAGAGGCCCCCCTCCACCATTCCAAGGCCCCCCTCCAACTCTCCAAGGCCCCCCTCCACCTCTCCAAGGCCCCCCTCCAACTCGCTTTGATAATAGAGCACCGCCACCATCACACTTTCCAGGACCCAGGGGGCCACTTCCCACTCATAATATTGGGGATCATGGAACCCCATCTAATATGTCAAGAGGTCCCGGTGATGACCGTGGAAACTCTTATCAAGGACTAGAGAAACCCCACATACATGCACAAGGGCCGCCTTTTAGGGGTCCACCTCCAAACCACTTTGATGGACGGAGGGGACCCCCTGGTCCTCAAGGTGATATGTCAGGACAGCGCTTTCCACCTCCACACCAGTTTCGTGGTTCACCTCCACGTAGGGGGTCTTTTGATGAACCGCGGGAAAGATCGTCTCAAGAATTTGAAAGACACAGAGGACCAGCAATGCAGCAGTTTGGTGGGCCAAGAGGTCCACCACCGGGGCATTACGACAAGGAGGCTGCTGGTCAACCACCACGATATAGCTATAACGAAGACAACCCTAGCGATGTTAGACCCATTCGTGGGCCTTTGCTTCCAACGCCTCCTGATGGTCTCATCCCAATGCAGGCCCGTGTAGGTGGGCACAGTCCAGACCCCCACCGTGATGACCACTGGAGACGGCACTCCCCGGAAATGAGACGGCACTCCCCGGAAATGAGACGGCACTCCCCGGAAATGAGACGGCACTCCCCGGAAATGAGACGGCACTCCCCGGAAATGAGACGGCACTCCCCGGAAATGAGACGGCACTCCCCGGAAATGAGACGGCACTCCCCGGAAATGAGACGACACTCCCCTGAAATGAGAAGGCGAAGCTGCTCTTCGAGAGATGGTTCAGATCCTCACAACCGTCCGAGTAGATTTGATGGAAGCTCACGTGACAGAGATGCCTCCTCAAGATTGTCTGAAGAAAGAGAGAGGCAGCGTGATTTGTCTGAGGATAGGAGGAGAGAAAGAGATCGAGAAGGTCCTCATGGTGGACGACCATGGGGCTGGAACAGGGAACACGAGTATGAGAGAGGCAGAGAAAGGGATCATGAAAAAGACCGGAGCAGGGAAAGAGATGGGGAGCGGGGTCGGAGCAGAGAAAGAGATGTGGAGCCTGGTCGGAGCAGAGAAAGAGATGGGGAGCGTGGTCGGAGCAGAGAAAGAGATGGGGAGCGTGGTCGGAGCAGAGAAAGAGATGCGGAGTGTGGTCGGAGCAGAGAAAAAGATGGGGAGCGTGGTCGGAGCAGAGAAAGAGATGCGGAGTGTGGTCGGAGCAGAGAAAAAGAGGGGGAGCGTGGTCGGAGCAGAGAAAGGGAGAGGGAGCATAGCAGAGAGAGGGATCACAGTAGAGGCAGAGAGAGTGACCGATACAGAGATGGAGATGGAGACAAGAGAAGAGACCGGGATCGAGACAGAGACCGAGGTagggagagagagcaagagagaaaAGACTATGATCGAGAGCGAGCCAAAAACAGAGAGCGAGAAAGAGACCGTGACCGAGATCGGGATGGCAGGGACAGGAGACGAGATCGCTCGAGGAGTCGAGAACGAGAGCGTGGAAAAGATCGGGACAGAAGAGATCGGGACAAGGAGAGAGACCGAGATAAAGACAGAGGGAGGGAGAAAGACAGAGACAGACGGGACAGAAGCAGGAGCAAAGACAAGAAAGATGAGAGAAGGGAAAAGTCTGACTCCTCAAGGGCAAGGTCTACAGAATCTAAGTCCCATTCTTAA